The genome window aaaaagagcttaaCGCTGCGGTTCCGACAATTTGCCCCACACACTGTTAGCGAAGTGAAAGATCTGGATCGAGCTTTGTTGCTTCGCTACCAATAGTAGACTTGGGGAGACCAAGCCTCCGAATTCTGGCCACATCAAAGCAGTGATTATGCAAATACCCCccttttttaaggaataaaatggaagggGAATTATTTATCACACAATGAACCCCCTGCCTGGGAGGGAAACAATAGATCAGACCAGATAGCCCTTCTAGCCCCAGGCTGGGGGAGCGGGAAGGGGGGGTGCCGGAGCCCTCACGTTTTATTGGTCTAACCTAatttcactaattctcttttcacacattttcttttgcaGATTCGGAGGCCAGGACTTTCACGCTCCCGGGAGCGCCCTGCATCGGTTCGATTCAAGGGCTGCCTGCTTTATTTAATTAATACATTCAAAGCTCGCCTGGGAGCCCTAGTGCCGAGGGGGTgcgaggggcggggggaggccgAGCACGAGGAGGAGGCGCTTTTAACGGGTTCCAGGTGTCGGTGCCCAGAAGTCACAACCTGCCCAAGGCTGTGCAATGCAGGGGGTGCACCAGGCGAACTGCAAGCGGAGGGCGAGGCGGGTGGGGGGCTCACAGCTCCCAGCCTCTCCCGCAGGTCTGGCCTGCCGCAGCCAGGAGCCACTGCCCCCTGGATCGGCTGGTGTGCGCAGCTACAGCGGGCCTCGGGCCCAGATGTCCTTCATGCGTAATCGGGCTAAACTCAGGGAAGGACCGACTGGACGCTCGCTTTCTGCGGGACAAGGCCGCCTGCTGCCCTCGCCTCAGCCCGGCCTGCAAGGCTCGGCCCGGGAGGGCGCCCACCCGACCCCTGCTCAGGTGCAGCGGGACTTCGGGCTCCTCAACCCTGCTCCCCACTACCGCCTCCGCTGAGCCTGGGCCAGGGTCCCGCGGTGGGCCCAGCAGTTAACAGACCGTCTCTCtgctgctttttttcctccttgttggCCCTCAGCtggatttatttaaaatctggTGAAGGAAAAATTAGTCCGGTAACAAGGCCTGGGGCAGTTCAGAACGAATAAATCAACCAGTGCGGGAACCCTGACGGCGTCGAAGCGAAGTTTCCAAAGAGGACAGGACAGACCGTCGCACCTCTCAGCCCTTAGGTAAACACGCGCAGCGCACTCGCAGGCACTGGAAAGATCTAGCAACTCTGGCGGTGTGGGGCTGTCATTGGAAGAACGTCTCCTTGGCCTTGTTTGAAACGTTCGCCACCAGAGAGCAACCAGAGAGGGAATGGCTGCTCAGCCGCCCACCAGCCCGCTCGATGCAGACCGAGCTCCTCCTGTCTGTGGTCACAACGTggacaggaaatggaaaaaatacaagaGCGACTCTAATCCCCACTGCAGAAGCAGCGGCCTCAACCCTGTAATTCTCATTCTtacagaggaggggaaaggacgGCTGGGCCTCCGCCCACGGGCTGTGGAAGCTGCTGCGCGACATCCAGCGCGAAATGAGGCAGAAAGATCATCCGTAACCGCGAAGAGAGATTGGGCGCCGTCGAAAATCATTGCACCGATTTAGTGTAAAATAAGGTCTGCTcgcaggaggaagggagagcctGAGTATAGGTTACAAATGGTAGACGGAATTCCCCCCGTGTATGACATGCTGCGGATGTGTGTGGGGACCCAGAAGCTCCTGCTAAACGTGTCTCGCGTCCTGTGTACGGGTGGCTGCTCGATTCAGCTAAATAGAGGGCTCAGTTGTTCGCTGTACTGCGCTTACTCAAAGCTGCGGCTAGTGGACTGTCTCGCCATCCATGCCTCTCCAAATAAACAATTAGGGTCACCCGTTTACGGGATCACCCCACCAATTGAGGTTTTCCATAGTCTTGGGAGCCTAACTGCCCCCTGAGGGTTTGTCTCTACGGACCTGTGTCATGACATGTTTCTGTGGCAAATTTCCAAAAGAAGCACCATATATCGTCATAAGCATCATCACTAGAACAATTATTTGGTATTAAAACTCATGTTTTAAAACTACCCTACTAAAATTGTCTTACTTCCTGGCttagctttttaaatattagaaacaaatgtGAATATAAAAGATATAGCATTGCCTTCTCATATCACATCATGAAGTGAGGCTAGGaataataagatctttaaatTAGAAGAGTTTTCCAACAAGTCTCTTTTATATCCAGCTATGAAATCAAGACAAAGCAAACCCTTGGCTTGGTTCTTCCNNNNNNNNNNNNNNNNNNNNNNNNNNNNNNNNNNNNNNNNNNNNNNNNNNNNNNNNNNNNNNNNNNNNNNNNNNNNNNNNNNNNNNNNNNNNNNNNNNNNNNNNNNNNNNNNNNNNNNNNNNNNNNNNNNNNNNNNNNNNNNNNNNNNNNNNNNNNNNNNNNNNNNNNNNNNNNNNNNNNNNNNNNNNNNNNNNNNNNNNNNNNNNNNNNNNNNNNNNNNNNNNNNNNNNNNNNNNNNNNNNNNNNNNNNNNNNNNNNNNNNNNNNNNNNNNNNNNNNNNNNNNNNNNNNNNNNNNNNNNNNNNNNNNNNNNNNNNNNNNNNNNNNNNNNNNNNNNNNNNNNNNNNNNNNNNNNNNNNNNNNNNNNNNNNNNNNNNNNNNNNNNNNNNNNNNNNNNNNNNGGGTGGGTGGGCTGCAGGGAGGCATGAGCAACCAACATTTCTTTGctaagctgattttttttttttaaagcttgtgtCCTCCAGTGGACACCCTCCACCAAGGAAGGGGCTTAACCCTAGGATGTGATCAACCTTCACTTGGTCATCTTTGACCCACGGTGCTATTCATTTCTGCTTTGGAAAGTACAAGTTGTAGAGCTATGTGTTTGGGAGATTAGGAAACCATTTTTGCTTTCCCTCTGAAGAAGTTTTGACTATgtgattattttaacaaaaatggaaagCTTAGCTATTTCCCACAGACACAATTTTATCCCAGCTCACTCTGAATATATTTTCTCCAGGAGTTTGCATTTAAAACCAACAAGTTTGTTAAAATGGCTAATACAAAATCAGCTTCCAATAATGAATGATAAATACATCATAGATGTTAGAGTTGGAAGGGACCTTGGAAATCACTGTCCAGTCCCTACAATTTACAGGGGATAATTGAAACTCAAAGTGTAAGAACACATTTCTACACATTCTAACAAGAAACTTCAgctccactatttttttttttacatcaaagtTTCTGAACTTTGGAACTTATCATGATTTAATTATCTTCTAACTCTATCCCTCTTTTTTTACTGATCTTGTTCACtcttaaaaatcaagttttgttTGTATGTAGTTAACTCTGATGTCAGTATTAGTGTCTCAAATATGACTCAGCTTCTTGTgatcttttagattttatatgtCAGTGAAATTCTACACacaaacactgatgaaaaatacAACTACTCTATCTCAATCTGCTAcaagaagaatttcagaaaagCACAACACATTCTTCTAAAAAccacaaaagaagggaaaagttaGAATACAGCacacaaaaattatgaaaattatatattttatttatagtttaatCACAAGAACAATTTTTGTTCAAGGTGTAAATACATACTAGAATAAACTctgtaaaatatacaaaaaaatacatacttttcccatgaaatttttctttataataaatagaaGGGAACACGTGTGTGGCTGATCCTGATAATGCTCCGTGTCTGCTCAGGTTTTCAgtctgttgatttatttttaatctcttgaaaGAATGGGGGAGTTCCTTCTCCCCTAAAAGGTCGAGATAAATAATGCATGAAACAATCCTCCCTCCcgatttttccctcttcctccacatttttccttttgatagaGAGTTCAGCCTAAATTTCCACGCTTGCATTCAATCATTACAAAGCCTACAAATTATACAATGACTTCTAACCTGGCCCTCTAACAAAacaacttttttcccccttataaaTCATAAGAGACAGATGgcaaaatggagaagaaaaaggaaagagaagaacgTGACAATAGGCATTGTGACGAATCTGGGAAACAGAACAAAGTGCACATCAGAGAGGGAAAGTTTGGTTTGACAGGTGAAATTCCCACAGCCCGCAGACAGCAATGGGAATAAAGCAGATGCCAGCCATTGCAAATCTGTGGATAATATTATTACCGGTAAAATCATTCAGATGCTAAGATACATTTGTTTCTACTCGACATTAACATCTCTATGTAGAAGCAAAGGTGAAGAGATCAGAGGAACCAGTTGCATTCCCCCTGGGAGATTCACACGAACCGCTCCGAGTCCCTCTGGTGTTAGAGAGGGGGAGGAGCGTCAGTCCACTCTGCAAACTCTTTAGACATGCCACCTTCGTCGCTTTCCAGCATCTTTCTAGCCGTAgaaacgccccccccccccattctacCATCCTCTTTGACAATGAGCTCCATCACACCGTCAATAAATTAGAGACCATCTGAAGGAAGGAAACCCTTAGCCAAGGAATGCAGCAAACAACCCAGGACTCAGAATGCCTACATCTGCCCTGTAAAGTGAGATGGTTTCCAGGGCATATATTAGTAGGGacaggagaggggtgggaggagggcttGGACAGGGACAAGAACGGGAACCTACTAAGGCCTGGCGCGGGTAGCAAGGAGGGTAGTTCTAGATACAGTCCCTGACTATGGGGAGGTGAGGTGCGTAGCGGTGCTTTTCGGGAGGTGGGGGCTGCCAATAGTCCATGTCAGAACCCGCCGGGCTGGCAGGAGATAAAGTGCAGCTGTAGGGGGAGGTGGAGTTGGAGGACGCCGAAGAGGACGGCGCTGGGCTGTTGGTGCAGCTCCAGGTGGAGGCAGGCGACGGGCTGTCTCCGCTGCTGCTCAGGGAGGCGCTAGCGCCTCCCGGGCTCAGCAACACAGTCTCGGAAAAGAGCGCCCCCGGCAGgcctccgccgccgcccccgcAGTGGTCTGCCAGGCGCAGGGTCTCGGTGAGCGCCCAGATGTAATTGTGGGCGAAGCGCAGGGTCTCGATCTTGGTGAGCTTGGCGTCCTCGGGAAACGTGGGGAGGACCTCGCGCAGCGCGTCCAGCGCGGCATTGAGGTTGTGCATGCGGTTGCGCTCACGGTTGTTGGCCTTCAGTCTACGGGTCTTCTTGATGCGCTGCACCGTCTCGGCCGTCTTGGCGCCGCGGGAAACGGCTCGCGCCCTGGAGGGGCGCCGCTTGCACTCATGAACCAGACCCAGCAGCCGCGCGGGCCGGCAGCCCTCGGCTCCGGTCGGAGAGCCGCCCAGCCCCCCGGACCCGACCTCGGCTCCGCGCGGCCGGCGCGCCCCGCCCGACGCGcccagctcctcctcttcctcctcgtcGGCGCTGGACGACAACGGGGTGAGGGCAGCAGAGGCGGGGGAGGCCGAGCCGAGCAGCACCAGCACGTCCTCTTCCTCCTTCAACTCCAAGGTCTCGGATTTGACAAACATCCTACCGAAGAGAGcggggagggagaaagaaccaGACGAGCTGTAAATACAGAGGCCGAGGCACGTTCTCTATGTCAGTGGGAAGTACTCCTGCGCGCACCCGCGAGGACTGGTTCGGAACCGCGCCAAGGAAGAACGTAGTTAGGGAGGAAACCCCGCCAGTGCTCTCCAAACTCTTGAGAGCCCCTCGTTGTGATCCCGCCGCCAGCCAACCGGGCCCCCCCGCACTCGGCGGGCCGACCTCAGGGATGTGTAGAAGTCCGGAAAGGGACAGCGACCCCCGGGACATATTCTACGCGAGCAAAGGGCATTCGGACGTGGTGAAACCGGGTGCCGGAAACACCCGGGCAAGCTGGAAGCCACAGGGAGGATACTTACGTAGTTCGCTCCCTAAATGAGTCTCAGGGTCGCTAGTACTTTGGCGTGTGCTGAAGCGATTCTCCGCGCCGCCGGGAGCGCAGCGCTGCGTCCTCCTCCTCGCTTGAAAACGGCGGCTCCGGTGCGGCTCCGCGGGGGACCGGTCCGACGGACGAGTTTGCCAAGAGCCCCGGCGGCCGCGGCGATCCGCCTGGGTCTCGTGTGTTGTGGTGGTGGTGCGTGTCTGTCTGTCAGTCAGTCCTCGGCCGTGCGGCTCCTGGCACGCGACTCCCGGGCACTCCAGTTAAAGCGAAGCTGCTTGTGGTTCAGTGGCTGCGTGTCTGGCACACGACTCTCCTTAAAACCCCTTATATACCACCAAGAAAACAATCAGATCTgcccccagggcccccagctcccccccccccacccccgggccgccgcctcctcccccccctggggcccccccccccccgtctcccCCGCTTTTCCCTCCCCCGGCTTATTCTTTTCATTGCATTAtcatcattcatttctttctctttcttcacccacttccccccctccccggccctgccatccatcctcctcctcccatcGCCCCCGCCTCTTTCCCCCCTTTATCTAATCAGCATAAAATGGTTCTAAAGCTCCTGTTGGAGCTCGAGGCTGCGGTCGGAGCGGCTGAAGCCGCGGTGGCGGCTTCAGCTCAAGCTGCGGCTGTTGTCGCCGCCGCTGCCCATTGTGATTGGTGGCTCGCGCTCGGCTGGAGCGTGCCGCTAATTTATTAATGAATGGAGGTCGCGAGGCGCAGCTGGCCAATCACTGCGCCCCGGACTCCGGGAGGCCTGCGAGCCACGCGCACCGGAGCCCGCTCCCTTTCAGCCGCTCATTAGGGGCCGGGGCGCCGGGGGCCGTTGGGGAGACCCAGGCtaccgcccccgcccccgtccttgcgaccgcaccccccaccccccacccccgccccggcgcGCGCTCTCGCGCAGTACCCGGCGCTGCCCGGCCTTTCAGCTCCCGGACCTCGGGATCCGAGGAATTAGTTAATGGGGGTCAGAATGCCGGGGAAAGCAGCTACCTTCTGGTGCTGCCGGGTGCCTCTTGGCAAAGCCTCTTAGGAGCTGTATCAAATaggaaatggttttaaaaacGCAGTCATTTGGTTAAGGGGGGAATATGCAGTAGGGATGGCGAGTTGTGGGCACGTGGTGGGCGCGTAGGTTCCAGAGAGACTAGAGTGCGAGGGTGAAGGAAGAGGACGGTGGCGGGTTCATCGAGGGCGTCTCGTAGAAGGAGAGAGATCGAGTGTGGGAGCGGTTGATGGGCTTTAAGAGGACGTGAGAATAAAAGCGCTCACGTGTTAGAGCTGAAAGGACTCTCCTCATTTTACCTGTGACAAACTGGGTCTCCGGGAACTGacagaggttttgtttgttttgttttgttttgggggggttaaCCCCTGTTTACCGCAGGGCCAGACAACCAGGTGACTCCCCGCGATGGTGGCAGCGAGCGGAGTGGGAGGAGCGGCCGACCTGCCGCTCCCGCGGGCGCCTGGGCCGCGCTGACATTTCCGTGACCTCTGCTCCGCGCTTGGGGGCGTTGTAGGGACAGGGGGCCAGTCCTTCCCATACTCCCGGCTTTTCAACGGGAAAATAGAACTGACGGTGACTGGGCTTCGGAAGAAACTTGTTCTACATTGCTTGTcagccctccctctctcctcctccctgcgCTCACGCCCACCCTCCTGTCGACGCAGCGGACTTTTCTTAGAGACCGAGCAGAGTCCTCAGAAGTGTGTGCTGGGCCGGGCAGTAGACTATGCTTGAGTAGTGGCGATGGATCTGGACTCTGGTCGATGGGAGAGGACTCCATTAAGATCCCTTTTGCAAATTAAGTTTAAGCAAGGAGCATTTGGAATGTTGGGCGTTGAAAAGTGGCGAGACAAAAAGATAATTGTCTGCGGGTCTCTGTCTCATTCGGTCTGTAGGAATTGGAAACAAGTTTATTTGAGAAAAGGGCATGATGAAAATGGTTGTCCGTGTTTTggcatggttttaatttgtttgataTTTTCTGCAGGGGTAACCAGGATTGGAAAGCacaaagtaaagaaaatgaaaattagaatccCACGAAAGAGACTTTTGCCCAGCTCAGCTCTACAAACTCCAGACTTCCTTCTGtctcaaaatgattttaaaactgcCACGATTTTCACTTTCCTCACTCATATTTGTGTTTTGCCTCTCCCTCCTTTTGAAAAACAAGTTCCCtaaatttaaaagcattatttcCTCCAGGTTACCTCCTCCATGTTTTCCGAGGAGCTTGATTTCATTTGTGAGAAGTGTAAAAAATTATCAAGAAGGGAGAGACACGTTCAGTCTCCAACATACAGTATTTGCCTCTCTGGCACTTCTTTGGGTCTCTGGTTCTAAATCATGACCCTGCAGAATCAGAACTTCATGAAAGAGTTGGATCAAGCAGAAGATGTGTTCGTAGTAAAAATTACCAGAAGTGCCTAACGTGGTTGCATTTACACCTTAGCATTATTTCCCAGGTGATGCTCGCTGATCCCAAACAAACATGTAGATACTCTTCACAGTCCCCCTAAAAGAAAGCCTTCCAGACTGCAGTGGATGCCAAtgtaacagaaaacaaagaaaggttTATTTTAGTATCAGTAGAAAGGTACCTCCTTGGAcagttgttttaatattttagtttggCTAGAAGTGCTGGTTTGATCTGATGAAAAGATATTAGGGggaaaaacagaatcagaaacCAGTTAAGAAGAGGCTTAAAGGAAAGACTGATCAGTCTTGTATAACTAAACAGACACGGAGATCAAGCTGGGTCTAGTGCTTAGTGTGAGTGAAACACAATGGATTTCTTTAGTTGATTGTTAACAGCATTTGGGTGTATGACCCCCCAGTTTTTATGTTCTCCCacgattttatgtttttatgatgCACCAAAAGGGTACATGCTTTCTATTGTCAAAATCCAAACTTCCTATACTGTCTACGAGAAGTTGATAATGCATATTTAAGTGTGTCCTATgcagatatttagaaaaataaaatattgttaggATAGATTTCACATTTATGATTACAGAAATTTCCTTCGAAAGGGAAAATTGTGCCAAGAAACTTAAGGTTGTACACATGTTCAAACACTGACATCAATCAACCTCTATCTAATCCATGTAAATATAAAGATATCATGGGCATTACagaattttatctttgaaataagGGCTTCTTTACTGTGCAAACTACAAGAGTTTCCAAAAAATTACCCTTTAGATCATCTTGGAATTCTAAGAATTTTGGTTGTATATTTGTATTATAGCTTTTGAGAGAAGCATTCAGTAATAGAACACTTCTGGAAAGATTTCTCACTAcgaagaatattatttttaaaaagaaaagaaacagccccAAGAACAGTCTAACAACGCTAGTGAAATTCAGAAGCCGGCCGTTCACACACAGTTGCAGAATTCTATTTGTTCAACATTTTGTTGGGttttgctgaaagaaagaaatttcgaTTTGTACTCAGATTTGCGAGGACGTTACCAACGCGGAACATCCTTAGCTGGACTCTTCTAGCACtcttttaacttaaataaattcAAGAGGCACTTGTGTGGTCTAAAAGATTGTCCAGATAAAACGAGGCTGAAATGTTATgcgaagggggaggggagagcgtGAATAGCATCAGTGAGGTTGGTGACCGAGGGCCGCTCCTGTCCACTGCGTGAACTGTCCTGAAGGGTCAAACTGTTCATCTTCAGCCCTCTTTCAGTGTGCAATCCTACTTTAAGAGAACAAAAGCTCAAAGCAGGCAGTTATCAAGAAATGGGAGCACAATGATTTAAACTCATCCCTAAGCCTTCGAAAGAAAGGGGGTCGAATGCGTATAGCCAGAGAAAAGTGAAGTAAGGGGAGGGGTGAAAGGGTGGAGATCTTTAGAAAGTCTTTGTTGCTTCTAAGAAGCTTGAACTTTAAGGCGACCCAAAAGCCCTAAAGTTTAGGGTAGGTGTTGCTGTGGGGCCATAGGCTACATCCCATCCACACTTCGACCTCCCAAGTGGCCAAAGAGGACAATTGGTCTCCTCCCCAAACTCTTGCTGCGGCAGGtgaatgggggtgaggggggtggcgaggccgcggcggggcgggggagggggggcgctgTTCCCAGAGAATGCAAGAGGGAAAGTTTGCCTGCGCAACGGGCCTGCCCCCAGTTCCCAGTAAATCACCCTGCTTGTAAGGAGAGGGTGCGTCTACTCTCTGCTTAAAGGACAGAATGACATGCCTGCCAAGAGGGTTTGTACCCTGAGTCCCGACCCTCCGAGTGAGCTCTCAGAAAGGCGGAAAGATGGCGAGTACAAGTTAGCCAATCCTGAACATCCTTAGTTTTTCCCTGGGGGGCTACCAACGCAGTTTCCGGAGCCGGGGGAGCCGGACTGGGAGAGATTAGCTTTCCCCGCCGAGGACTCCTTGCAATGCCAGAGTTCGTTATTTGTGCTGACAAGCGCTGGGAGCTAGGATGGGCTGGGATTTTTTGGCGGTCCTCTTCCGGGGAGCCAGGGAAGCCCGCAGAAATAGCTGTGTAAACTCACGCCCCACCTTCATCGTGGACCCCTGCACGGAATTCTCGGTCTGCCCTGGTTTCCCCCGCGGATCGCGTCCGGGGAGGATTCCGCGTCAGCCTAGTCCGGGAGAGTTGCGAGCTTCACCGCGCCAGCCCTTCCCCATTCCGTGCGCGCGTACCGCCGAGACATCCACGACACCGGATGCCAGGCGAGGAACACCGTGCCCCTGCCCCGGAGCCCCGCTGCCGAGATCCTTGCCCCAAGCCCGCACAAAGTGCTTTGGTGTCTCAAACCAAATATTCAGGAAACCGATCTTGATGCACAAGGCCGTCTTGGTGGTGACGAAATCTGCCCAGCAAGTGCAGTGAGGCTCCCCTTCTTCCGCCCCGGCCCTACCCTCTCTCTGCCGGCTCTGGAAAGGCAGCGCCCTGCAGGCTTCTCTTCATCCCTGATGCGACCCAAGTGCCCATCTTctttcccagaaggaaagaaatcactGTTAGAAGATTTTGCCAATCCCCGCCAGCTTTCTGATTGTTTTCCTCAGGTAAGGGGAAAAGAACAGCCGGAGCGTGAATGAGGGCCTTGGGGGCCCACTAGTGAAAGAAGACTCCCCCACCCTAGCCCTCTGTGCCTGCAAAAAGGGACATTGGCTATCCAGGGGAAAGTGCAAGAAAGAGAGCACTAATCGCTGAACCAGGAGACAAACACGATTACCAGCTCCGAGCCTTGAGTCAGAAAGTCTCATAGACTTTAAGATGTTAATCCCCAGCATAATCCTTCCTTTGGCGTGTAGGAATAGTGCAGCCACAAgagttgttttgttatttatattgGCGTTTAATAAAACTCAGCCAGTGGTGAATGGGCTGCCCACTCTCCAATGGTAATTAATTCCCTATTTCAGTGACCCAATTGTCCTGGGACAGAGCGTTGGGCCCGTCCCGGTGCCCCGGTCCCCCTTTGTGCGGATACACGGCCCTCGTGCTTCAACAGCTATGGAAACTCATTCTTTTGATGTCATTCAAGGAGTTTTCCTTGGGCATCTTCTAAACTTCAAGGACCCTTTTCTTTCTCCGTTTCATGAAAAGCAGTGCGAGCTTGACCACCTctgtagaatttaatgatttggTGAAAGGGCCCTTTGGGGTTTGTATAAGGAGTTAGactgagagaaaggaaatttGGCAGCCTGCTCCCCAGCACGGACAGTACCAAACctggaaaacacaaaacttaTTCAGAGCAATGGATAAAGATCTGAAAGctgatttttccccctctcctttccccgctaaagaaaa of Mustela nigripes isolate SB6536 chromosome 1, MUSNIG.SB6536, whole genome shotgun sequence contains these proteins:
- the NEUROG2 gene encoding neurogenin-2 gives rise to the protein MFVKSETLELKEEEDVLVLLGSASPASAALTPLSSSADEEEEEELGASGGARRPRGAEVGSGGLGGSPTGAEGCRPARLLGLVHECKRRPSRARAVSRGAKTAETVQRIKKTRRLKANNRERNRMHNLNAALDALREVLPTFPEDAKLTKIETLRFAHNYIWALTETLRLADHCGGGGGGLPGALFSETVLLSPGGASASLSSSGDSPSPASTWSCTNSPAPSSSASSNSTSPYSCTLSPASPAGSDMDYWQPPPPEKHRYAPHLPIVRDCI